One window of Misgurnus anguillicaudatus chromosome 13, ASM2758022v2, whole genome shotgun sequence genomic DNA carries:
- the LOC141369301 gene encoding uncharacterized protein yields the protein MFKKPKQQGSSATITVKRAGPIRHLKTETRFRPASNIRRGRIARVVSQGVSHVFYKRLRSTPVKELISGNLTQSLNKNILKVISTEIKKSMLIHENVFIEMHLTQRILKECDSSFYNIPGYIQLLQINPFGAHLYTEVGVSILVHHLRKKETPVSLYLDATGGVVSKLPEQKKRVLYYALTLPGKGRDAPPLPVCELLSNEHSIPPLTFWLMQFLLKLSNYTSIRINKVETDYSWALMQAVVLAFNRMSMDSYLEWTNAVCRKSKTSAEIKAVTILHLCSAHIIKAVIVSIGRKTNDKGLKEFSTFVFARLQNTLHVESAIEIFEHFCVVLLSETVTQTVTNSLQFLESLINNERQVIEDITGVDVIDTWEDEAERRSAKTIVGRSPYSRMFRRVFDEVENTVDKAQDAEVKNKNLYYCPEIPKVLMDNYMGIFPLWSGVMLGNLKRFASDKENTGNATQTVKTRDTNCHVEKWFGIVKNSILHKKRKFRPAEFIQKMYASLKGRYTEHIINHSFPENLLVRPIRPMKHTVELAEESWSRREMPTPQNASRSKYYSTPKKDPKPTTKVTKKKGDKTTVKQPDSQTTRQSDNKTPRQSDNNTPRQPDNQTTRQQDSQTTRQSDNKTTTPQDGQTTRQTDNKTTTPQDGHTTRQPEDQTTRQTDNETDRQSDNETDRQSDNETTTQQDGLTTRQTDNQTDTQPARKFCKMDVSEQVKFLWTSPDTELVVAVFQSGYTLRHADLATLRPHELLNGETIECYFWTVLQKHNKANHLYLLNHYVNQLILRGTQQEVERQGLRNVNFNSYDGIISFINVNRNHWKFVYLHALSGQIFVVDPMSDGLRDSRRAARRYQEYFKMRLNTLGRDEWTKIEWKPGQIKHTFQMDATSCGVFVMEMANETVAQFPQIPKIFEINSSRSSISNLRNEMAECLLSYSDAKENYCAFCGLEDLPGKSRKVMEWTQCECCEHWFHDACLGSTVPDKSLPWFCVLCIDRISP from the exons atgtttaaaaagCCGAAGCAACAGGGCTCTAGTGCTACAATCACAGTCAAGCGAGCAGGGCCTATTCGTCATCTAAAAACAGAGACACGATTTAGGCCTGCAAGCAACATACGGAGGGGACGGATAGCTAGAGTGGTCTCACAAGGTGTAAGTCATGTGTTCTACAAAAGATTAAGATCAACACCTGTTAAAGAGCTCATCTCTGGAAATCTAACACaaagtttaaataaaaacattctaAAGGTTATTTCAACAGAAATAAAGAAAAGCATGCTTATACATGAAAATGTTTTCATTGAAATGCATCTCACACAACGTATTCTTAAAGAGTGTGACAGTAGTTTTTACAACATCCCAGGCTACATACAACTTCTTCAAATTAACCCCTTTGGAGCACACCTTTACACCGAGGTAGGTGTGAGCATCTTGGTTCATCATCTCAGAAAAAAGGAAACACCTGTGTCATTATATCTTGATGCCACAGGAGGTGTCGTCTCAAAGTTACCTGAACAAAAGAAAAGAGTGCTGTATTATGCACTCACTCTGCCTGGAAAAGGTAGAGATGCACCTCCGCTCCCAGTTTGTGAGTTGCTGAGCAATGAGCACAGTATACCACCCTTGACTTTTTGGTTGATGCAGTTTCTGCTGAAACTATCGAACTACACCAGTATCAGAATTAACAAAGTGGAAACAGACTACAGCTGGGCCCTGATGCAAGCAGTAGTTCTGGCCTTCAATCGGATGAGCATGGATTCTTACTTGGAGTGGACCAATGCTGTCTGCAGGAAAAGCAAGACATCGGCAGAGATAAAGGCTGTCACAATTTTGCATCTGTGTTCTGCTCACATTATCAAGGCTGTCATTGTGAGTATTGGGAGGAAGACTAATGACAAGGGACTGAAAGAGTTCTCCACCTTTGTGTTTGCCAGATTGCAGAACACATTACATGTCGAGTCTGCAATCGAAATTTTTGAACACTTTTGCGTTGTTTTACTGTCCGAGACTGTCACTCAGACAGTTACCAACAGCCTTCAATTTCTTGAAAGCCTTATTAACAATGAGCGACAAGTCATTGAAGACATCACAGGTGTAGATGTCATTGACACATGGGAGGATGAAGCAGAAAGGAGGTCTGCAAAGACAATTGTGGGTAGATCCCCATACTCCAGAATGTTTAGAAGAGTGTTTGACGAGGTGGAAAACACAGTTGACAAAGCACAAGATGCAgaggtaaaaaacaaaaacttataCTACTGTCCTGAAATTCCCAAGGTCCTCATGGATAATTACATGGGGATCTTCCCACTGTGGAGTGGTGTAATGTTGGGGAATTTAAAGAGATTTGCATCGGACAAAGAAAACACAGGCAATGCAACACAAACAGTAAAGACTAGGGATACAAATTGTCATGTGGAAAAGTGGTTCGGCATTGTGAAAAATTCCATtcttcacaaaaaaagaaaattcagaCCAGCTGAATTCATTCAGAAAATGTATGCCTCCCTCAAAGGAAGATATACAGAACATATAATAAATCACAGTTTTCCAGAGAACCTCCTTGTAAGGCCAATAAGACCAATGAAGCATACAGTAGAATTAGCAGAGGAAAGCTGGTCTAGAAGAGAAATGCCCACACCACAAAATGCTTCTCGTTCAAAATACTATTCAACACCAAAAAAGGACCCCAAACCTACAACAAAAGTAACCAAAAAAAAAGGTGACAAAACCACAGTTAAACAACCAGACAGCCAGACAACAAGACAGTCAGACAACAAGACACCAAGACAGTCAGACAACAATACACCAAGACAACCAGACAACCAGACAACCAGACAACAAGACAGCCAGACAACCAGACAGTCAGACAACAAGACAACCACACCACAAGATGGCCAGAcaaccagacagacagacaacaaGACAACCACACCACAAGATGGCCACACAACCAGACAGCCAGAAGACCAGACAACAAGACAAACAGAcaatgagacagacagacagtcagacaacgagacagacagacagtcagacaacGAGACAACCACACAACAAGATGGCCTGAcaaccagacagacagacaaccagacagacacacaaccagCCAGGAAATTTTGTAAAATGGATGTTTCCgaacag GTCAAGTTTCTATGGACAAGTCCGGACACAGAGTTGGTGGTCGCAGTTTTTCAATCAGGCTACACTCTGAGACATGCAGACCTAGCAACACTACGTCCTCATGAACTGTTAAATGGCGAG accaTTGAATGCTACTTCTGGACAGTGTTACAAAAACATAACAAGGCTAATCATCTTTATCTCCTTAATCACTATGTGAATCAGTTAATTCTGCGTGGCACACAGCAGGAGGTGGAACGACAAGGTTTAAGAAAT GTGAACTTCAATTCTTATGATGGAATAATATCCTTCATCAATGTAAACAGAAATCACTGGAAATTTGTG TATCTTCACGCTCTTTCTGGGCAGATTTTTGTGGTGGATCCAATGTCTGATGGCCTTCGAGACTCAAGACGAGCTGCACGGAGATACca AGAATACTTCAAAATGCGTCTGAACACACTGGGTAGGGATGAATGGACGAAGATTGAATGGAAGCCAGGCCAAATAAAACACACGTTTCAAATGGATGCTACCAGTTGTGGTGTTTTTGTGATGGAG ATGGCAAATGAAACAGTTGCACAATTTCCACAAATTCCCAAGATCTTTGAGATAAATTCTTCTCGATCCTCAATTTCGAATCTACGGAATGAAATGGCTGAGTGCTTGCTGTCTTACTCAG ATGCCAAAGAAAACTACTGTGCTTTTTGTGGACTCGAAGACCTTCCAGGCAAAAGCAGAAAAGTTATGGAATGG ACTCAGTGTGAATGCTGTGAACACTGGTTTCATGATGCCTGCCTAGGTTCAACTGTTCCTGACAAAAGCTTGCCATGgttttgtgttctgtgtattgaCCGTATTTCACCATAA